A window of Poecilia reticulata strain Guanapo linkage group LG7, Guppy_female_1.0+MT, whole genome shotgun sequence genomic DNA:
aaaatcagtttttactttaGTATTTAGCTGGTTATTTAACAGTTCGAGTCAGTTCAGATAACTGATTTGTGCATCTCTGCCTCTTGCTTCTCATTGAATAGTTATAAGAAGTCTTAACCTTCTGTGTGTGTATTCTTATTCTTTCAGGCTTCCAGCAATTGCTAAGTGGTACGACAGGAgggattctgtttttatagaGTTCTGTGTGGCCGACAGCAAAGATGTTAAAGTTAACTTTGATAAAACAAAGTTCGGATTCAGGTATGTGTCCATATAGTTGGGTGTATAACAATATTATTAAGTTCATGAACAAAGCTAAAATTTAACCCTTTGTCCTTGCAAATTTCTCCCACAGCTGTGTTGGACCTGATGATACTAAATTGGAGAACCAAGTAGATCTTTTTGACgctattgatgaaaatgtaagttACAGCTTTATTCAATAAATAGACACAGCGCTGAAAAGTtttatgaaaattttttttttttttttcctttctctctttgaTTCTCTTGTTGCAGGCGTCCAAACATAACCGCACAGATCGTTCGGTCTCGTGCTATCTACGAAAAGCACAACCAGGAAAGGCGTGGCCAAGACTAACAAAAGACAAGGCTAAGGTTAGTTAAGTATGCTTGAAACGCTGAGAATAAAGCAGGTTCATTCTTACGGAAAAACTTGAACACTGGTGATTTTCAACTTGCTGAAATGTCTGTACAGTTATCAACCTGAAATTCACAATACGATTACAGCAgttactatatatatatatatatatatatatatatatatataaatcccTGTCTGAGGATTAGGATTAGATTGGTTTTAGATGTTgaataaaagaaacatcaatTGGGGTTGCTGTGGTgacgcaggggttaagcacaacccatgtatggaggccttagtccttgacgcAGCCGTTGCAAGATCGATTCCCGGcttggcaacctttgctgcatgtctttccccatctctcattaccaactttcctgtcaattaactatcaaataaaggccactagagccaataaaacttttagaaaacgAAACATCAATTTTATtacttatatatttatatgcatCTTTTTAAACAGGCTTAGGGCAAAGATAATAATCCTGGTCTTCTTTGTTCACAGTTGTCTTGGCTCAGTGTCGACTTCAACAACTGGAAGGACTGGGAAGACGACTCAGAGGAGGAGATGGGCAACTTTGATCAATTCTCAAATGTAAGCGCTTTGAGATTACTGCTGTTGAGTTggaacataaaagaaaattccTCTATTTGGGCTTGTGGGTGCCTTTATA
This region includes:
- the ptges3b gene encoding prostaglandin E synthase 3b isoform X2, with the protein product MLPAIAKWYDRRDSVFIEFCVADSKDVKVNFDKTKFGFSCVGPDDTKLENQVDLFDAIDENASKHNRTDRSVSCYLRKAQPGKAWPRLTKDKAKLSWLSVDFNNWKDWEDDSEEEMGNFDQFSNMMDNMGREDDLDNLDLDADGADDDDTADSDDDKMPDLE
- the ptges3b gene encoding prostaglandin E synthase 3b isoform X1, whose product is MLPAIAKWYDRRDSVFIEFCVADSKDVKVNFDKTKFGFSCVGPDDTKLENQVDLFDAIDENASKHNRTDRSVSCYLRKAQPGKAWPRLTKDKAKLSWLSVDFNNWKDWEDDSEEEMGNFDQFSNMMDNMGREDDLDNLDLDADGADDVRLYEFLFDFLCFIRFSIFGVHK